A genomic region of Cuculus canorus isolate bCucCan1 chromosome 24, bCucCan1.pri, whole genome shotgun sequence contains the following coding sequences:
- the PI16 gene encoding LOW QUALITY PROTEIN: peptidase inhibitor 16 (The sequence of the model RefSeq protein was modified relative to this genomic sequence to represent the inferred CDS: inserted 1 base in 1 codon) yields MLSSGLPPALLLLTALELSWSLSDEEKKIILDGHNKYRSQVSPPAMDMLKMSWDTELEAFAQAYAEKCIWDHNKERGRRGENLFAMAPTLDLEFAVEDWNGEEKYYNLTTSTCVPGQMCGHYTQVVWASTHQIGCGAKFCEKIDGIETEGMYLLVCNYYPPGNMKGRKPYKEGPSCSQCPEGRVCVNSLCEPTVEETTPASVTTKASPSTPATATPKPTAKPEPTTPVPTTAKPEPSTPVPTTAKPEPSTPVPTTAKPEPTTPVPTTARPEPSTPVPTTARPEPSTPVPTTARPEPSTPVPTTARPEPSTPVPTTARPEPSTPVPTTAKPEPSTPVPTTAKPEPTTPVPTTAKPEPSTPVPTTAKPEPSTPVPTTAKPEPTTPVPTTAKPEPSTPVPTTAKPEPSTPVPTTAKPRLPATPKPPATTTLPATTKPKATTTLPTTTTAEPKSITMLPTAAKPPPTAVFPTTAKPKPATLAPITTPAKTKPVTTLPTRTPTKPKPTTPVASTTMAKPKPXHASTHHHYCQAKAHHATHHTKTKHNRYH; encoded by the exons AGCTGGGACACAGAGCTGGAGGCCTTCGCTCAAGCCTACGCAGAGAAGTGCATCTGGGACCACAACAAGGAGAGGGGACGACGCGGGGAAAACCTCTTTGCTATGGCCCCGACCCTGGACCTGGAATTTGCCGTGGAAGACTGGAATGGGGAGGAGAAATACTACAACCTGACAACTTCCACGTGTGTCCCCGGGCAGATGTGTGGCCACTACACCCAG GTTGTCTGGGCAAGCACACATCAGATCGGCTGTGGGGCGAAGTTTTGTGAGAAGATCGACGGAATCGAAACAGAGGGCATGTACCTGCTTGTTTGCAACTATTATCCCCC GGGCAACATGAAAGGCCGAAAGCCGTACAAGGAAGGACCTTCATGTTCACAGTGTCCTGAGGGTAGAGTCTGTGTCAACTCTTTGTGCG AACCCACTGTAGAGGAGACCACTCCAGCCTCTGTGACAACAAAGGCAAGCCCTTCCACCCCAGCCACAGCCACGCCAAAACCCACAGCCAAACCAGAGCCCACAACACCAGTGCCCACCACGGCCAAACCAGAACCCTCAACACCAGTGCCCACCACGGCCAAACCAGAGCCCTCAACACCAGTGCCCACCACGGCCAAACCAGAACCCACAACACCAGTGCCCACCACGGCCAGACCAGAGCCCTCAACACCAGTGCCCACCACGGCCAGACCAGAGCCCTCAACACCAGTGCCCACCACGGCCAGACCAGAGCCCTCAACACCAGTGCCCACCACGGCCAGACCAGAGCCCTCAACACCAGTGCCCACCACGGCCAGACCAGAGCCCTCAACACCAGTGCCCACCACGGCCAAACCAGAGCCCTCAACACCAGTGCCCACCACGGCCAAACCAGAGCCCACAACACCAGTGCCCACCACGGCCAAACCAGAGCCCTCAACACCAGTGCCCACCACGGCCAAACCAGAGCCCTCAACACCAGTGCCCACCACGGCCAAACCAGAGCCCACAACACCAGTGCCCACCACGGCCAAACCAGAGCCCTCAACACCAGTGCCCACCACGGCCAAACCAGAGCCCTCAACACCAGTGCCCACCACGGCCAAGCCAAGACTTCCAGCCACACCCAAACCACCCGCAACAACCACACTCCCAGCCACAACCAAGCCAAAAGCCACAACCACACTCCCAACCACAACCACGGCCGAGCCAAAATCCATAACCATGCTCCCAACTGCAGCCAAGCCACCACCCACGGCCGTGTTCCCAACCACAGCCAAACCCAAACCTGCAACATTAGCACCCATTACAACACCAGCCAAGACAAAACCTGTCACCACGCTCCCAACAAGAACTCCAACCAAGCCAAAACCCACAACACCAGTAGCCAGCACCACCATGGCCAAGCCAAAAC ACCATGCCAGCACTCACCACCACTACTGCCAAGCCAAAGCCCACCATGCCACCCAccacaccaaaaccaaacacaaccGCTACCACTAA